A genomic stretch from Erigeron canadensis isolate Cc75 chromosome 9, C_canadensis_v1, whole genome shotgun sequence includes:
- the LOC122582173 gene encoding putative disease resistance RPP13-like protein 1, protein MAIAEIFIGAFITVLFEKLASADLIRLARSAGIYSELENWKSTLSQIQAVLVDAGQKHIKDSSVQLWLNKLEHLAYEIDDILDDLATEAMQYQLKETSNANISKVLKVIPTCCTSVAPHSIKYGRKMSYKLDEITTKLRALVEEKSILGLISNVEKSHRTSRRLEETSLVDVTRIVGRDEDKEALLMKLLGNESCDENFSIVSIVGLGGIGKTTLAQVLYNDKKVKDHFELMSWVCVTDEFDVFNISKAIFKDVGGEDKKFETLNQLHVALSERLSSKRFLLVLDDVWNESYNDWELLQRPFVVGASGSKIIVTTRKTTVASVMDSAQSYPLELLSNEKSLSLFAQHALGKQNFDSHPTLKSYGEGIVKKCGGLPLALRTLGRVLRTKTKNEEWEELLNSEIWNLQNEILPALRLSYYDLPPHLKQMFAYCCLFPKDYLFDKDELVLLWMAEGLLQDSKGSKLMESLGRECFEELESRSFFQQSTIDKSRYAMHELINDLATSVSREFFYTFGDMIDVYAKTEALEKFHHLSFIRERYGVYRKFKALKRVRCLRTFLAMSVTKLFTWQRFYLSNKVLTELIPQLQFLRVLSLANYNITEIPQSIGSLKHMRYLNFSNTDITCLPEQVGDLYNLQSLLLSGCPHLSSLPNSAVKLVNLRHLDIRDTPKLTKTPLRLGELTGLQTLSKVIVGGADEFKISDLKGLLHLQGQLSIERLDKVIDATQAKEANLQQKKGLCDMEMKWSDVFDSSRNEVTEYEVLEGLQPFEMLTSLKILYYGGKKFPSWVGDPSYVFLTQLTLCGSRSCICLPTLGHLPSLQKLLVQSMNGLKILGPELLAPLNSPYGVAFPSLEVLEFKDMQDWKEWSTGDKEGTAGSFPCLHEMSIISCPALDVVAVELIPSLRVLDIQGCSVSVLRSIVGLSSSINRLTMCDIKGLTQLSGEVLAHLQAVENLRILQCDEVRHLWKSDVEACEILLSLQKLEVSGCVNLLSLEEKKVNSVISIQSFREVEINNCLRLESYYCPNNIEKLKISGCGSITSLTFPTNHNLPSSLKILNIENCHNLEVNWLLNNFLSSLESLVIYKLPKLRLFPEGCLVHLTTLMVSSCDNLESIPCKGFGFLPFLCLRSLLINNCKNLKSFPHEHLQSLASLEYMWISYCPSIDYSFPCGLWPPNLSNLSIGGLKKPILDWGVQNFPTSLVTLILYGENSGVIPFANAEDMTNSSNTTTSCFHLPSSLTYLYISNFMDMKSLSKGMQHLTCLEELVVWSCPKLRDLPETLIPSLSSLCVNYCPRLGKKYRSRKGKYWPIISQIPHLAIE, encoded by the coding sequence ATGGCTATTGCCGAAATCTTTATAGGAGCATTTATTACGGTGTTGTTTGAGAAGCTGGCCTCTGCTGACTTGATCAGGCTAGCTCGATCTGCAGGAATATATTCTGAGCTGGAGAACTGGAAAAGCACTTTGTCCCAGATTCAAGCTGTCCTTGTTGATGCAGGTCAGAAGCACATCAAAGACAGTTCTGTTCAGTTGTGGCTCAACAAACTTGAGCATTTGGCTTACGAAATAGACGATATACTCGATGATTTGGCCACCGAAGCTATGCAGTACCAATTGAAAGAGACATCTAATGCCAATATTAGTAAGGTATTGAAAGTTATTCCAACTTGTTGTACTAGTGTCGCTCCTCATAGCATAAAGTATGGTCGTAAGATGAGTTATAAGCTCGATGAGATTACAACCAAATTGCGTGCTCTTGTTGAGGAGAAAAGTATTCTGGGTTTGATTAGTAATGTTGAGAAATCACATAGAACAAGTAGACGATTAGAGGAAACTTCATTGGTTGATGTAACCAGAATTGTGGGTCGTGATGAGGATAAAGAGGCATTGCTAATGAAGTTGTTAGGAAACGAATCATGTGATGAAAACTTCAGCATTGTGTCCATTGTTGGTTTGGGTGGGATTGGCAAGACCACTCTTGCACAAGTATTGTATAATGATAAGAAAGTTAAGGATCACTTTGAACTCATGTCATGGGTTTGTGTGACAGACGAGTTCGATGTATTTAATATTAGCAAGGCTATTTTCAAAGATGTGGGTggggaagacaaaaagtttgAAACTCTTAATCAGCTTCATGTGGCCCTTTCGGAAAGACTTTCAAGTAAAAGGTTCCTACTTGTTCTAGACGATGTATGGAACGAAAGTTACAATGATTGGGAACTCCTCCAACGCCCTTTCGTTGTAGGGGCATCCGGGAGTAAAATAATTGTAACAACACGGAAAACCACGGTTGCATCTGTAATGGACTCTGCTCAATCTTACCCTCTCGAGCTTTTGTCAAATgaaaaatctttatctttatttgcTCAGCATGCATTAGGTAAACAAAATTTTGATTCACATCCAACCCTCAAATCATATGGTGAAGGTATCGTGAAGAAATGTGGCGGATTGCCTTTGGCTTTGAGGACACTAGGGAGGGTATTGAGAACAAAGACGAAGAATGAAGAATGGGAGGAGTTGTTGAATAGTGAAATATGGAATTTGCAGAATGAAATTCTTCCAGCTCTAAGGCTCAGCTACTATGATCTCCCACCGCATTTAAAGCAAATGTTTGCATATTGTTGCTTATTTCCTAAGGATTACTTATTTGACAAGGATGAACTGGTCCTACTATGGATGGCAGAAGGACTTTTGCAGGATTCGAAAGGCAGCAAGTTAATGGAGAGCTTAGGAAGGGAGTGTTTTGAAGAGCTAGAGTCACGATCGTTTTTTCAGCAGTCTACCATTGATAAATCACGATATGCAATGCATGAGCTGATAAATGACTTGGCCACAAGTGTCTCAAGAGAGTTCTTTTATACATTTGGTGATATGATAGATGTTTACGCCAAGACTGAAGCTTTAGAGAAGTTCCACCACCTTTCATTTATTCGTGAACGATATGGAGTCTACAGAAAGTTCAAGGCATTAAAAAGAGTTAGATGCTTGCGAACTTTCTTAGCTATGTCAGTTACAAAGTTGTTTACATGGCAAAGATTTTACTTATCAAACAAGGTTCTTACCGAGCTAATTCCCCAACTACAGTTCCTAAGGGTGCTAAGCCTAGCTAATTATAACATTACAGAGATACCACAATCTATTGGTAGTCTCAAACATATGAGGTATCTCAATTTTTCCAACACTGACATCACATGTTTACCCGAACAAGTCGGTGACCTTTATAATCTACAAAGCTTGTTGCTTTCTGGATGTCCACATTTATCTAGCTTGCCAAATAGTGCTGTAAAGTTAGTAAACCTGCGACATCTTGACATTAGAGATACTCCAAAGCTAACCAAGACGCCGTTACGACTTGGTGAGTTGACAGGTCTGCAAACGCTTTCCAAAGTCATCGTTGGAGGAGCTGATGAGTTTAAAATATCTGATCTTAAGGGCCTATTGCATCTTCAAGGTCAACTTTCCATTGAAAGGCTCGATAAAGTGATAGATGCAACACAAGCCAAGGAGGCAAACTTACAGCAAAAGAAGGGCCTTTGTGATATGGAGATGAAATGGAGTGATGTCTTTGATAGTTCTCGTAATGAAGTGACTGAATATGAAGTTCTGGAAGGGCTACAGCCTTTTGAGATGTTAACAAGCCTCAAGATTTTGTACTATGGTGGAAAAAAATTTCCTAGTTGGGTCGGGGATCCCTCATATGTTTTCTTAACCCAGCTTACTTTATGTGGCTCTAGAAGTTGTATATGTTTACCAACACTTGGACATCTACCGTCACTTCAGAAGTTGTTAGTTCAAAGCATGAATGGGTTGAAAATATTGGGTCCGGAGTTACTTGCACCTCTCAACTCTCCCTATGGTGTCGCATTTCCATCACTTGAAGTTTTGGAATTTAAAGATATGCAGGACTGGAAGGAATGGTCAACTGGTGACAAAGAAGGAACTGCTGGATCATTTCCTTGTCTTCATGAGATGTCTATAATCAGTTGTCCGGCACTAGATGTGGTGGCAGTTGAGTTAATACCGTCACTTCGGGTTTTAGATATACAAGGATGTTCAGTATCGGTATTGAGAAGCATAGTTGGTCTATCTTCATCAATCAATAGATTGACAATGTGTGATATCAAAGGACTTACTCAGCTATCTGGTGAAGTTTTAGCTCATCTCCAGGCAGTTGAAAATTTACGCATTTTACAATGTGATGAAGTTAGACATTTGTGGAAATCAGACGTGGAGGCATGTGAAATTCTTCTGAGTTTGCAGAAGTTGGAAGTAAGTGGGTGTGTAAATTTGTTATCCCTGGAAGAGAAAAAGGTAAATTCTGTGATTAGCATACAATCTTTTAGAGAAGTTGAAATTaacaattgtctgaggttagaGAGTTACTATTGTCCAAATAATATCGAGAAGTTAAAGATATCCGGTTGTGGTTCAATTACATCTTTGACCTTTCCAACAAATCACAACCTTCCGTCCTCTTTGAAAATTCTTAATATTGAGAATTGTCATAATCTGGAGGTGAATTGGCTTCTTAATAACTTCTTGTCATCGCTTGAATCTCTTGTCATTTATAAATTGCCAAAACTGAGGTTGTTCCCGGAAGGATGCTTAGTTCACCTCACCACGTTGATGGTTTCTAGTTGTGATAATTTAGAATCTATTCCATGTAAAGGCTTTGGTTTTCTCCCATTTCTTTGCCTAAGATCTCTTTTGATCAATAATTGCAAGAATCTAAAGTCATTTCCTCATGAACATTTGCAAAGTCTTGCATCTTTGGAATATATGTGGATAAGTTACTGTCCAAGTATTGACTACTCTTTTCCTTGTGGTTTGTGGCCTCCAAATTTGAGCAACCTGTCAATAGGAGGCTTAAAGAAGCCCATTTTAGATTGGGGGGTGCAAAATTTCCCAACCTCTCTTGTTACTCTAATCTTGTATGGTGAGAACTCTGGAGTGATTCCATTTGCAAATGCAGAAGATATGACGAATAGCAGCAATACTACTACGTCATGTTTCCATCTTCCATCATCTCTAACTTATCTATATATCAGTAATTTTATGGACATGAAATCACTTTCAAAGGGGATGCAACACCTCACTTGCCTTGAAGAATTAGTAGTTTGGTCATGCCCAAAGCTTAGAGATTTGCCAGAGACGCTAATTCCTTCGCTTTCAAGTTTGTGTGTGAATTATTGCCCGAGACTGGGAAAAAAGTATCGTAGTAGAAAAGGCAAGTACTGGCCCATCATCTCACAAATTCCTCATCTTGCTATAGAATGA
- the LOC122583909 gene encoding uncharacterized protein LOC122583909, whose protein sequence is MKNGASLFLKNIISLVTSVTKSKSLAIKSKIETLKARVIIFSLLKNKKFHGLTLRKSSISHKIHALLLGGPSQEDDDDDQKVVQSLGAYDDDDYPDLRHSLFDEEVDDELGTPNTSVIDLVKNLKENDGEDFRLEDEIDHVADLFIMKFHKRMRLQKLESFKRYQDMLERSS, encoded by the coding sequence ATGAAGAACGGGGCGTCTCTTTTTTTGAAGAACATAATATCTCTAGTGACATCGGTCACAAAATCTAAATCGTTGgctattaaaagtaaaatagaGACCCTGAAAGCTAGAGTTATAATTTTCTccttgttgaaaaacaaaaagtttcatGGTCTCACACTAAGAAAAAGTTCAATCTCGCATAAAATTCATGCGTTACTACTTGGGGGTCCATCACAAGAAGACGACGACGATGATCAGAAAGTTGTCCAAAGTTTGGGAGCTTATGATGACGATGATTATCCGGATTTGAGACACTCCCTTTTTGATGAAGAGGTTGATGATGAGTTAGGAACTCCAAATACTTCTGTGATTGATTTGGTGAAGAACTTGAAAGAGAATGATGGTGAAGATTTTCGTCTAGAGGATGAAATTGATCACGTCGCGGATCTCTTCATAATGAAGTTCCATAAGCGAATGAGACTTCAGAAACTTGAATCTTTTAAAAGGTATCAAGATATGCTAGAGCGAAGTTcataa